One genomic window of Psychrobacillus sp. INOP01 includes the following:
- a CDS encoding carbohydrate ABC transporter permease — MQNKINKGWYLLFTAPLFIIFLTVVVIPFVIGIYYSFFKWDGIAANPKVFVGFDNFIKLFGDTRFLESTWKTTLFTILAVISVNIVGLVFALLVTSKLRTSNAARTMVFMPYLIGGLILGYIWQFIFLDVFTLIGEVTGLENVFFNWLIDMDFALYALVFVFTWQMAGYIMIIYIAGIHSIPNDVMEASMIDGASWWQRLKNITFPLLMPAFTISLFLTLSSAFKIYDVNLSLTGGGPANSTEMFAMNIYNEIFGYGNYGYGQAKAIIFFLIVAAITLTQVYITKKREVEL, encoded by the coding sequence ATGCAAAATAAAATTAATAAAGGGTGGTATTTATTATTTACTGCACCGTTATTTATTATTTTTTTGACAGTAGTAGTTATTCCATTCGTAATTGGAATATATTATTCCTTTTTTAAGTGGGATGGTATTGCAGCTAATCCAAAGGTGTTTGTTGGCTTTGATAATTTTATCAAGTTATTTGGTGATACACGTTTTCTTGAATCTACATGGAAGACAACTTTATTTACCATATTAGCGGTTATCTCCGTAAATATAGTTGGACTTGTTTTTGCTCTCTTGGTGACATCAAAACTTAGAACATCCAATGCTGCACGTACTATGGTATTTATGCCTTATTTGATAGGTGGATTAATATTAGGTTATATTTGGCAGTTTATCTTCTTAGATGTTTTTACATTGATCGGCGAAGTAACTGGTCTTGAAAATGTCTTTTTTAATTGGCTTATCGATATGGATTTTGCCTTATATGCTTTAGTTTTCGTTTTTACTTGGCAAATGGCAGGATATATTATGATTATTTATATCGCAGGAATACATAGTATACCTAACGATGTAATGGAGGCATCTATGATTGATGGTGCGAGTTGGTGGCAAAGGTTAAAAAATATTACATTTCCTCTGTTAATGCCTGCGTTTACAATTAGCTTGTTTTTAACGCTTTCATCAGCATTTAAAATCTACGATGTTAACCTTTCTTTAACGGGTGGAGGACCTGCAAATTCCACTGAAATGTTTGCGATGAACATTTATAACGAAATCTTTGGATATGGTAATTATGGATATGGTCAGGCTAAGGCAATTATTTTCTTCTTAATAGTAGCTGCAATAACACTGACACAAGTTTATATCACGAAAAAGAGGGAGGTAGAATTGTAA
- a CDS encoding HAD family phosphatase: MKGVIFDFDGLIVDTETTWYEAFKKVFWESHQIDLDLKGYSQCIGTGNDVLYRYFRELAGESVNCELLEEHAALRYENMMKAPVLREGVKEYLDEAKQHNLKIALASSSSKKWVRTYLVQLNIMDYFEVINTKDDVSNIKPHPELYNKTLMDLDLSPQETIVFEDSLNGLSAAKQAGIRCVIVPNSVTRNLKFENFDDRIDSMTEISLSELLKKIERM; encoded by the coding sequence ATAAAAGGAGTTATATTTGATTTTGATGGCTTAATCGTAGATACAGAAACTACCTGGTATGAAGCATTCAAAAAGGTTTTTTGGGAAAGCCATCAAATTGATCTAGATTTAAAAGGATATTCTCAATGTATTGGAACTGGAAATGACGTTTTATATCGTTACTTCCGAGAACTTGCAGGTGAATCAGTCAATTGTGAATTGCTAGAAGAGCATGCTGCATTGAGATATGAAAACATGATGAAAGCACCTGTACTACGGGAAGGTGTAAAAGAATATTTAGATGAGGCTAAACAACATAATTTGAAAATAGCTCTAGCTTCGAGTTCATCAAAGAAGTGGGTGCGTACATACTTAGTGCAACTTAATATAATGGATTACTTTGAAGTCATCAATACAAAAGATGATGTGAGCAATATTAAACCGCATCCAGAACTATACAATAAAACACTTATGGACTTAGATTTGTCACCTCAAGAAACGATTGTATTTGAAGATTCTTTGAATGGATTGAGTGCTGCAAAACAGGCGGGTATACGTTGTGTCATAGTCCCAAATAGTGTTACAAGAAATCTAAAATTTGAGAACTTTGATGATCGAATAGACTCGATGACGGAAATCTCTTTAAGTGAATTATTAAAGAAGATAGAACGTATGTAG
- the argH gene encoding argininosuccinate lyase produces the protein MTKLWGGRFQKSAEQWVDEFGASIGFDQTLVLEDLDGSIAHVQMLGDCDILPPDDVQSILGGLVQLKKLAVENKLEFTVANEDIHLNLEKMLIDLIGPVGGKLHTGRSRNDQVATDMHLFLKNRVVEIIELIELFQQTLIAQAETHVETLAPGYTHLQRAQPISFAHHLMAYFWMLERDKDRFKDSMKRIDISPLGAGALAGTTFPIDRKIAADYLGFVNVYANSMDAVSDRDFIVEFLSNSSMLMAHLSRFAEEIILWSSSEFNFIELDDAFSTGSSIMPQKKNPDMAELIRGKTGRVYGNLMGLLTVIKGLPLAYNKDMQEDKEGMFDTVHTIVGSLKIFEGMVRTMDVHTDRLHDTVHKDFSNATELADYLAAKGLPFREAHEVTGKLVFLCIQRNYFLLDLPLEDLQQASSLIESDIYDVLSPLAAVRRRNSLGGTGFDQVKIQISEAKTRLA, from the coding sequence ATGACAAAACTATGGGGAGGCAGATTTCAAAAATCTGCCGAACAATGGGTCGATGAATTTGGAGCATCAATTGGGTTCGACCAAACTTTAGTTTTAGAAGATTTAGATGGAAGTATTGCACATGTTCAAATGCTAGGGGACTGCGATATACTTCCACCTGATGATGTTCAAAGTATTTTAGGTGGCCTAGTTCAATTAAAAAAACTTGCTGTTGAAAACAAATTAGAGTTCACAGTTGCCAATGAAGATATTCATTTGAATCTAGAAAAAATGCTCATCGATTTAATCGGACCTGTTGGTGGTAAGCTGCACACGGGGCGTAGTCGTAACGATCAAGTAGCGACTGATATGCATCTATTTTTGAAAAATAGAGTAGTTGAAATAATTGAGCTGATCGAGCTTTTCCAACAAACACTAATAGCGCAAGCTGAAACACATGTGGAAACACTTGCACCAGGCTATACTCATTTACAAAGAGCACAACCAATTTCATTTGCCCACCATTTAATGGCTTACTTCTGGATGCTAGAACGTGACAAAGATCGTTTTAAAGATTCTATGAAGCGTATCGACATTTCACCGCTTGGAGCAGGTGCTCTCGCAGGGACAACCTTTCCAATAGATCGCAAAATAGCCGCTGATTATCTCGGTTTTGTGAATGTTTATGCAAATAGTATGGATGCCGTAAGTGATCGAGACTTCATCGTAGAATTTTTAAGTAATTCTTCTATGCTGATGGCTCATTTATCTCGATTTGCTGAAGAAATTATTTTATGGTCTAGCTCTGAATTTAACTTTATTGAACTAGATGATGCTTTTTCGACTGGTTCAAGTATTATGCCTCAAAAGAAAAATCCAGACATGGCGGAGCTAATACGTGGGAAAACAGGTCGTGTTTATGGAAATCTGATGGGGTTACTAACGGTGATTAAGGGACTTCCACTTGCTTACAACAAAGATATGCAAGAGGACAAAGAGGGTATGTTCGATACTGTACATACAATCGTTGGATCATTGAAAATTTTTGAAGGCATGGTTCGTACGATGGATGTTCATACAGACAGACTGCACGATACTGTCCACAAAGACTTTTCAAACGCAACAGAACTTGCTGATTATTTAGCTGCAAAAGGTCTTCCATTCCGTGAAGCACATGAGGTAACTGGGAAATTAGTGTTCCTATGCATTCAACGTAATTATTTCTTACTGGATCTACCGCTTGAAGATCTTCAGCAGGCAAGCAGTCTGATTGAGTCGGATATATACGATGTATTATCACCGCTAGCTGCGGTTAGAAGACGAAATTCACTTGGAGGAACTGGGTTCGATCAAGTAAAAATCCAAATTTCAGAAGCAAAGACGCGACTAGCATAA
- a CDS encoding SDR family oxidoreductase, translating into MSKAKKILITGATSGVGLMLAKTLHEAGYEIWATGRNTTVLNSLSADGIHTIEADLTSVQSFDSLFIDMKTPDSVIHCAGVGTFSYLLDMDEGDMEKMLQVNVLAPMKLTKYFAQKMKTRGSGHFIFVASQAGKVATPKASVYAASKHAILGFANAIRMELKEFGVNVTTINPGPIDTPFLDLADETGNYRSSMKEHLLTPEKVVASIEQVIEKPVREVDLPSYMGITSKLYAIAPSIVETVGKKYFTKK; encoded by the coding sequence ATGAGCAAAGCTAAAAAAATTCTAATAACTGGTGCTACTAGCGGAGTCGGGCTTATGCTTGCTAAAACATTACATGAAGCAGGTTATGAAATTTGGGCTACTGGTAGAAATACCACTGTACTAAATAGTTTATCCGCAGATGGAATCCATACAATTGAAGCGGACTTAACATCCGTCCAATCCTTCGATTCACTTTTTATAGACATGAAAACACCTGATTCTGTTATCCACTGTGCTGGTGTTGGAACATTTTCATATTTATTGGACATGGATGAAGGAGATATGGAGAAAATGTTACAGGTAAACGTATTAGCACCGATGAAACTTACGAAGTATTTTGCTCAAAAGATGAAAACTCGAGGGAGTGGGCACTTTATATTTGTTGCATCTCAAGCAGGTAAAGTAGCTACTCCTAAAGCATCTGTGTATGCAGCATCTAAGCATGCCATACTAGGATTTGCAAATGCTATCCGGATGGAACTGAAGGAATTTGGTGTTAATGTTACTACTATTAATCCAGGTCCAATAGATACTCCCTTCCTCGACTTAGCTGATGAGACTGGTAATTATAGAAGTAGTATGAAAGAACATCTGTTGACTCCGGAAAAAGTGGTAGCATCAATCGAACAAGTAATTGAAAAACCAGTAAGAGAGGTTGATCTTCCTTCTTATATGGGTATTACAAGTAAACTATATGCCATAGCCCCATCAATTGTCGAAACTGTTGGGAAAAAGTATTTTACAAAAAAATAA
- a CDS encoding MBL fold metallo-hydrolase, with amino-acid sequence MIHKIIIPTPFAVGDVNAYLIKGDTLTLIDAGPKTEVALTALTQGIKEAGYELTDIEQVVLTHHHPDHAGWTDAFEQANILGHEYNQVWMARDEEFLQYHDRFYLQCLREEGVPEEYFKWVEKMRRPLSLLGSRSLDTYLYDEDRLPGHPDIQVLETLGHAQSHLAFWSESSKVLIGGDLILEKISSNPLIEPPLNVNDERPKSMLQYNASLKKIQQLPIEKVYSGHGNEVYNIQELVSTRLEKQKERAFKVLDMMNDGEKSIFELTKQLFPQVYEKELGLTLSETIGQIDYLIDEKLIMAKRNEKGILLYEQS; translated from the coding sequence ATGATACATAAAATTATAATTCCTACTCCATTTGCAGTAGGGGATGTAAACGCATATTTAATAAAAGGCGATACTTTGACACTAATCGATGCCGGACCAAAAACAGAAGTAGCGTTAACTGCATTAACACAAGGTATTAAAGAAGCGGGCTATGAGCTGACCGATATTGAGCAGGTTGTTTTAACGCATCATCACCCTGACCATGCTGGATGGACAGATGCTTTTGAACAAGCTAATATTCTAGGTCATGAATACAATCAAGTATGGATGGCTCGTGACGAAGAGTTTTTGCAGTATCATGATCGTTTTTATTTACAATGTTTAAGAGAAGAAGGGGTACCAGAGGAATATTTTAAATGGGTAGAGAAGATGAGAAGACCTTTAAGCTTACTTGGAAGTCGGTCGTTAGATACTTATTTATATGATGAAGATAGATTGCCAGGTCATCCGGATATTCAGGTGCTTGAAACATTAGGACATGCCCAAAGCCATTTGGCATTTTGGTCTGAAAGTTCAAAAGTTCTTATCGGTGGAGATCTTATACTTGAAAAGATTTCTTCGAATCCTTTAATTGAGCCGCCATTAAATGTAAATGATGAACGCCCAAAATCGATGTTACAATACAATGCCTCATTGAAAAAAATCCAACAGTTACCTATTGAAAAGGTTTACAGTGGGCATGGCAATGAAGTGTATAATATTCAGGAGCTTGTCTCAACTAGACTGGAAAAACAAAAAGAGCGGGCATTTAAAGTACTGGATATGATGAATGATGGTGAAAAATCAATTTTTGAATTAACCAAACAACTATTTCCGCAAGTTTATGAAAAAGAACTTGGATTAACACTTTCTGAAACAATTGGACAAATAGATTATTTAATCGATGAAAAACTTATAATGGCAAAACGAAATGAAAAAGGAATTCTATTATATGAGCAAAGCTAA
- a CDS encoding antibiotic biosynthesis monooxygenase, whose amino-acid sequence MILEAVMLQVKLGIEEQYEDDFRQASKIISSMQGYISHELQRCMEVKGKYLLLVRWESLEDHTIGFRESSEYQEWKKLLHPYYDPFPVVEHFEKVHIF is encoded by the coding sequence ATGATATTAGAGGCAGTTATGTTACAAGTTAAACTGGGTATAGAGGAACAGTATGAGGATGATTTTCGTCAAGCATCTAAAATTATTTCTTCTATGCAAGGTTATATATCTCACGAGTTACAGCGTTGTATGGAAGTTAAGGGAAAGTATTTACTGTTAGTTAGATGGGAATCATTAGAAGATCATACAATTGGTTTTAGAGAATCGAGCGAATATCAAGAATGGAAGAAACTTCTTCATCCTTACTATGATCCTTTCCCAGTTGTCGAACACTTTGAGAAAGTGCATATTTTCTAG
- a CDS encoding ABC transporter substrate-binding protein encodes MKFQKRTWSSLFIIALLLLLSACSGSDEGSTGKENNGDSDEASTQKITIFQSKVEISDQLEALAKEYTTETGVEVEVWGTTGDDYFEQLQIRLNSDQGPSIFSLQNVTEAEKMKSYVADLSSEEYAKDIAPGMELKVDDQIVGVPYGVEGFGLVYNKDLVKPEDVADYKSFVSTLEKLKAEDITGLGLSKEAYFLIGHISNYPFSLQSDHYEFIDNLTSGDVTMAKTKEFQEFGKFMEAIKANTPSPLDVTYDKEVGDFAAGKSAMIHQGNWAYGMLADFDVDFEVGMLPFPLNGTDKLAVGVGNNWAVNGKKDEAETKAAKDFLNWMFTSETGHRYIVEEFGFVPALTTIEANDLDPLSQDVLNASNSGQTIPWAQNYYPANIVPNDFAPKAEEFFLSKDMTGEEFIENLDDAWKNAVK; translated from the coding sequence ATGAAGTTCCAAAAAAGAACGTGGAGTAGTCTATTTATAATCGCTTTGCTATTACTATTAAGTGCTTGTAGTGGCAGTGATGAAGGTTCAACAGGAAAAGAAAATAATGGTGATAGTGATGAAGCTTCTACCCAAAAAATTACTATCTTCCAAAGTAAAGTAGAAATATCCGATCAATTAGAAGCACTTGCGAAGGAATATACTACTGAAACTGGCGTTGAAGTGGAAGTATGGGGAACAACAGGTGATGATTACTTTGAACAGCTACAAATTCGTTTGAATAGTGATCAAGGTCCATCCATATTCAGCCTTCAAAATGTAACGGAAGCTGAAAAAATGAAATCTTATGTAGCTGATTTGTCTTCTGAAGAATATGCAAAAGACATTGCTCCAGGAATGGAATTAAAAGTAGATGACCAAATCGTAGGAGTTCCTTATGGAGTAGAAGGATTTGGATTAGTTTATAACAAAGATTTAGTGAAACCAGAAGATGTTGCGGATTATAAATCTTTTGTGAGCACATTAGAAAAACTTAAAGCGGAAGATATTACTGGACTTGGCCTTTCAAAAGAAGCTTATTTCTTAATTGGTCATATTAGTAACTATCCATTTTCTTTGCAAAGCGATCACTATGAATTCATCGATAACCTAACAAGTGGTGATGTAACAATGGCAAAAACGAAAGAGTTCCAAGAGTTCGGTAAATTTATGGAAGCTATAAAAGCCAATACACCAAGTCCTTTAGATGTGACATACGATAAAGAAGTGGGTGACTTTGCAGCTGGAAAATCAGCAATGATTCATCAAGGTAACTGGGCTTATGGGATGCTTGCAGATTTTGATGTAGATTTTGAGGTTGGCATGCTTCCATTCCCATTAAATGGTACGGATAAATTAGCAGTTGGTGTAGGAAATAACTGGGCAGTCAATGGGAAAAAGGATGAAGCAGAAACGAAAGCAGCAAAAGACTTCTTAAATTGGATGTTTACAAGTGAAACAGGTCACCGATACATTGTAGAGGAATTTGGATTTGTTCCTGCGCTTACAACTATCGAAGCAAATGACTTAGATCCACTATCACAAGACGTATTAAATGCTTCCAATAGTGGTCAAACAATTCCTTGGGCACAAAATTATTACCCAGCTAATATTGTTCCGAACGATTTTGCTCCAAAAGCAGAAGAATTCTTTTTATCAAAAGATATGACTGGTGAAGAATTTATAGAAAATTTAGATGATGCTTGGAAAAACGCTGTAAAATAG
- a CDS encoding argininosuccinate synthase, with protein MNKKVVLAYSGGLDTSVAITWLKDEGYDVVAVCLDVGEGKDLAFVKNKALEVGAIESYMIDAREEFANEYALISLQAHTWYENKYPLVSALSRPLISKKLVEIAEQTGATAVAHGCTGKGNDQVRFEVSIKALNPNLEVIAPVREWSWSREEEIAYAKEKNIPIPINLDSPFSIDQNLWGRANECGILEDPWAAPPEEAYDLTVSLENAPNTADVIEIEFLKGVPTSIDGVEYPLHELILKLNELAGKHGVGRIDHVENRLVGIKSREVYEIPGAHTLLLAHKELEDITLVKELAHFKPVMEKKLTELIYEGLWFSPLRTALEAFLKETQQYVNGTVRVKLFKGHAIVEGRKSPNSLYNEKLATYTKDDEFNHASAVGFIELWGLPTKVHAMVNKGAEKVEV; from the coding sequence ATGAACAAAAAAGTAGTTTTAGCATATTCGGGCGGGTTAGATACATCAGTTGCAATTACATGGTTAAAAGATGAGGGGTATGATGTTGTAGCAGTTTGTCTGGATGTTGGAGAAGGTAAAGATCTAGCATTCGTGAAAAACAAAGCACTTGAGGTTGGCGCGATTGAAAGTTATATGATCGATGCAAGAGAAGAATTTGCTAATGAATATGCTTTGATCTCACTTCAAGCACATACATGGTATGAAAATAAATATCCATTAGTTTCTGCTTTATCTCGTCCACTGATCTCTAAAAAATTAGTAGAAATTGCAGAACAAACTGGAGCAACTGCAGTTGCACATGGTTGTACAGGTAAAGGGAATGACCAAGTACGTTTTGAGGTTTCTATTAAAGCTTTAAATCCAAATTTAGAAGTAATTGCACCAGTTCGTGAGTGGAGCTGGAGTCGTGAAGAAGAAATTGCTTATGCAAAAGAAAAAAATATTCCGATTCCGATTAATTTAGATAGCCCATTCTCTATCGATCAAAACCTTTGGGGTCGTGCAAATGAATGTGGTATTTTGGAAGATCCCTGGGCTGCTCCACCTGAAGAGGCTTATGATTTAACAGTTTCTTTAGAAAATGCACCAAACACTGCCGATGTAATTGAAATTGAATTTTTAAAAGGAGTACCTACTTCCATAGATGGAGTAGAATATCCATTACATGAATTAATATTAAAATTAAATGAATTGGCTGGAAAACATGGTGTTGGACGTATTGATCACGTTGAAAATCGTTTAGTTGGTATTAAATCACGTGAAGTATATGAAATTCCTGGTGCGCATACCTTACTTCTAGCACATAAAGAATTAGAAGATATAACATTAGTAAAAGAGTTGGCACACTTTAAACCAGTAATGGAGAAAAAGTTAACGGAACTTATATATGAAGGGCTTTGGTTCTCTCCACTTAGAACTGCGCTTGAGGCATTCTTGAAGGAAACACAGCAATATGTTAACGGAACAGTGCGTGTAAAGTTATTTAAAGGGCATGCTATTGTAGAAGGGCGTAAATCCCCTAATTCTCTATACAATGAGAAATTAGCAACGTATACAAAGGATGATGAATTTAATCATGCTTCTGCTGTAGGATTTATCGAGTTATGGGGTCTACCAACAAAAGTTCACGCAATGGTGAATAAGGGAGCAGAGAAGGTGGAAGTATGA
- a CDS encoding aspartyl-phosphate phosphatase Spo0E family protein, with the protein MKSHLHQKALLLRIDLKKQDMYRKAKILGFTHPIVVTCSQELDELLNRYQRKVS; encoded by the coding sequence GTGAAAAGTCATTTGCACCAAAAGGCATTATTGCTACGAATTGATCTAAAGAAACAAGATATGTATAGAAAGGCAAAAATTCTTGGTTTTACTCATCCAATTGTCGTTACTTGCAGTCAAGAGCTTGATGAACTGCTAAATAGATACCAACGAAAAGTTTCATGA
- a CDS encoding glycoside hydrolase family 65 protein, with translation MIKYSHGKGDLENWLVSEEEFQPDTLGKSEAIMYLGNGYMGLRSATEEPYMKETRNLFVGGTFNKAGENEVTELPNIADVTRFDIRVDGDQFSLEFGKTKDYIKQLNLKTAELRRYFVWTSPRGKVLQFEFKRFVSLDNLHLISMKMFVKSLTEPVKISFDTGIDAQMNNSGSQHFLEGERRIFDKKDIQLVQTTNESKIDVVINSTHRITINDEQRIADPEMNMSRRKVWLTYDINLRPNDRLEVEKLTTVYTSRDKDLDITEYTTRQLREKSLNDARNCAMKGYDSLLHSHTEAWNNSIWNAYKLEINSDNPYDQLALRFSLYHLTIMAPAHDERMGIAAKGLSGEGYKGHSFWDTEIFILPFFIFSNPAVAKSLLTYRYNGLTGARKKARENGYSGAMFPWEAAWPSDGEVTPKLGDIDIVTGEQTKIWSGIIEQHISADIAFAIYQYFNVTADHEFMDHYGYEIIFDTASFWASRLEWDAGKQEYHINKVIGPDEYKEHVNNNAFTNYMAFFNLKLAIRYYEALMKENPRLIEVLNNKLDLKTAYPIWQSKAKKIYLPQPSEEDLVIPQDDTYLKLKEIDLTKYKNQEKLRTIYRDYNPEQINTLQVTKQADILLLFYLLNQTFLREDMQLSNAIKEANFYYYEPKTLHDSSLSLATHSILANDIGDADLAYSLFRKSTEVDLGPQMNTSDDGIHAASMGGIWKAAIFGFAGIRLVDGKLTINPKLPKQWHHMKFTIQWKGQPITLFLTKTTLSVKVENKKKIEFEIQDQIYACDDEINIEYENKNR, from the coding sequence ATGATAAAGTATTCACATGGTAAAGGAGACCTTGAGAATTGGCTTGTTTCGGAAGAGGAATTCCAACCAGATACGCTTGGGAAAAGTGAAGCAATTATGTACCTTGGTAATGGTTATATGGGATTGCGCTCTGCCACTGAAGAACCGTACATGAAAGAAACTAGAAATTTATTTGTCGGAGGTACTTTTAATAAAGCTGGAGAAAATGAAGTAACAGAATTGCCAAACATAGCTGATGTAACGAGGTTTGATATTCGAGTAGATGGTGATCAATTCAGCCTTGAATTTGGAAAAACAAAGGATTACATAAAACAATTAAATTTAAAAACAGCAGAGTTGAGAAGATATTTTGTCTGGACATCTCCAAGAGGAAAAGTACTACAGTTTGAATTTAAACGATTTGTATCTCTAGATAATTTACATCTAATTAGCATGAAAATGTTTGTTAAAAGCTTAACAGAACCTGTTAAAATTTCTTTTGATACTGGAATTGATGCACAAATGAATAACTCAGGCTCGCAGCATTTTCTAGAAGGTGAACGGAGAATATTTGATAAAAAGGATATTCAGCTAGTCCAAACAACTAATGAGTCTAAAATAGATGTGGTGATCAATTCTACTCACAGAATTACTATCAATGATGAACAAAGAATTGCTGATCCTGAAATGAACATGTCTCGTAGAAAAGTATGGCTTACCTATGATATTAATCTTCGGCCAAACGATAGGTTAGAAGTGGAAAAGCTAACAACAGTGTATACAAGTCGTGATAAGGATTTAGATATTACTGAATATACTACTAGGCAGCTTCGAGAAAAATCATTAAATGATGCACGAAACTGTGCCATGAAAGGATACGATTCACTCCTTCATTCACATACAGAAGCTTGGAATAATAGCATATGGAATGCATACAAATTAGAGATTAATAGCGATAATCCATATGATCAACTTGCATTGCGATTCTCTCTATATCATTTAACGATTATGGCTCCTGCACATGATGAGCGAATGGGAATTGCAGCAAAAGGATTGAGTGGAGAAGGTTATAAAGGGCATTCATTTTGGGATACAGAAATCTTCATACTTCCATTTTTCATTTTTTCCAATCCAGCAGTTGCAAAATCCCTATTAACTTACCGCTACAACGGTTTAACAGGAGCTAGAAAAAAGGCAAGGGAAAACGGATATAGCGGCGCAATGTTTCCTTGGGAGGCGGCTTGGCCCTCTGACGGAGAAGTAACTCCGAAACTAGGAGACATTGATATTGTTACAGGGGAACAAACGAAAATTTGGTCAGGAATCATTGAACAACATATTTCTGCTGACATCGCGTTTGCAATTTACCAATACTTTAATGTCACTGCTGATCATGAATTTATGGACCATTATGGATATGAAATAATTTTTGATACCGCAAGTTTTTGGGCAAGTCGGCTTGAGTGGGATGCAGGTAAGCAAGAATACCATATAAATAAAGTTATAGGTCCTGATGAGTATAAGGAGCATGTAAACAACAATGCTTTTACGAATTACATGGCTTTTTTTAACCTGAAACTAGCAATACGTTATTATGAAGCGTTAATGAAAGAAAACCCAAGACTAATAGAAGTATTGAATAACAAATTAGATTTGAAAACAGCTTATCCAATTTGGCAATCAAAAGCAAAAAAAATCTATTTGCCACAGCCAAGTGAAGAGGATTTGGTAATTCCTCAGGATGATACTTATTTAAAGCTTAAAGAAATTGATCTTACGAAATATAAAAATCAAGAAAAATTAAGAACAATATATCGTGATTATAATCCAGAACAAATTAATACCCTTCAGGTTACGAAGCAAGCAGATATATTACTCTTATTTTACCTGTTAAACCAAACTTTTTTACGGGAAGATATGCAGCTATCAAATGCTATAAAAGAGGCTAACTTTTATTATTACGAACCGAAAACATTACATGATTCTTCGTTAAGCTTGGCAACACATTCCATTTTAGCAAATGATATCGGTGACGCAGATTTAGCTTATTCTCTTTTCAGGAAATCTACAGAAGTCGATTTAGGACCCCAAATGAACACATCAGATGATGGTATACACGCAGCATCCATGGGCGGTATTTGGAAAGCAGCTATTTTCGGCTTTGCTGGTATTAGACTCGTAGATGGGAAACTTACGATAAATCCGAAATTACCAAAGCAGTGGCACCATATGAAGTTCACTATTCAGTGGAAAGGTCAGCCAATCACATTATTCTTAACAAAAACTACTTTATCTGTAAAAGTAGAAAACAAGAAAAAAATAGAATTTGAGATTCAGGATCAAATCTATGCGTGTGATGATGAAATAAATATAGAGTATGAAAACAAAAATAGGTAG